From Brassica oleracea var. oleracea cultivar TO1000 chromosome C3, BOL, whole genome shotgun sequence, a single genomic window includes:
- the LOC106335865 gene encoding boron transporter 1-like → MEETFVPFEGIKNDLKGRVMCYKQDWAGGFKAGFRILAPTTYIFFASAIPVISFGEQLERSTDGVLTAVQTLASTAICGIIHSIIGGQPLLILGVAEPTVIMYTFMFNFAKARPELGRNLFLAWSGWVCVWTALMLFVMAICGACSIINRFTRVAGELFGLLIAMLFMQQAIKGLVDEFRIPDRENQKLKEFLPSWRFANGMFALVLSFGLLLTGLRSRKARSWRYGSGWLRSLIADYGVPLMVLVWTGVSYIPAGDVPKGIPRRLFSPNPWSPGAYGNWTVVKEMLDVPIVHIIGAFIPASMIAVLYYFDHSVASQLAQQKEFNLRKPSSYHYDLLLLGFLTLMCGLLGIPPSNGVIPQSPMHTKSLATLKYQLLRNRLVATARRSIKTNASLGQLYNNMQEAYHHMQTPLVYQQPQGLKELKESTIQATTLTGNLSAPVDETLFDIEKEIDDLLPVEVKEQRVSNFLQSTMVGGCVAAMPILKMIPTSVLWGYFAFMAIESLPGNQFWERILLLFTAPSRRFKVLEDYHATFVETVPFKTIATFTIFQTIYLLVCFGLTWIPIAGVMFPLMIMFLIPVRQYILPRFFKGAHLQDLDAAEYEEAPALPFNLAAETEIGSTTSYPGDSEILDEVITRSRGEFRHTSSPKVTSSNSTPVNNRSLSQVFSPRVGELRLDQMSPRVVGNSPKPPSTGRSPLNHCSH, encoded by the exons ATGGAAGAGACTTTCGTGCCGTTTGAAGGAATCAAGAATGATCTCAAAGGCAGAGTCATGTGCTACAAGCAGGACTGGGCCGGAGGATTCAAGGCTGGATTCAG GATTCTGGCTCCCACCACTTACATATTCTTCGCCTCTGCGATTCCTGTCATCTCCTTCGGTGAACAACTCGAAAGAAGCACCG ATGGAGTTCTCACGGCTGTTCAGACCTTAGCATCCACCGCCATTTGCGGCATCATTCACTCCATTATCGGAGGTCAGCCACTGCTTATTCTCGGCGTTGCTGAGCCAACTGTCATCATGTATACTTTCATGTTTAACTTTGCAAAGGCCAGACCTGAACTTGGACGTAACCTCTTCTTGGCTTGGTCTGGATG GGTTTGTGTTTGGACTGCTTTGATGCTGTTTGTGATGGCTATATGTGGAGCTTGTTCCATCATCAATAGGTTCACCCGTGTAGCTGGAGAACTGTTTGGACTCCTTATTGCTATGCTCTTCATGCAACAAGCCATCAAA GGGCTAGTGGATGAATTTCGCATTCCTGACCGGGAAAATCAGAAACTGAAGGAGTTCTTACCTTCCTGGAGGTTTGCTAATGGGATGTTCGCTCTGGTTCTCTCCTTTGGCCTTCTTCTTACTGGACTTAGAAGCAGAAAAGCCAGATCTTGGCGCTACGGATCTG GCTGGCTCAGAAGCTTAATAGCTGACTATGGAGTACCACTCATGGTGCTAGTGTGGACCGGTGTCTCCTACATTCCAGCAGGAGATGTTCCAAAAGGAATCCCCCGGCGACTTTTTAGCCCAAACCCTTGGTCCCCTGGTGCTTATGGAAATTGGACCGTAGTTAAG GAGATGCTTGATGTTCCAATCGTCCACATAATTGGAGCGTTCATTCCAGCGTCAATGATTGCTGTGCTTTACTACTTCGATCATAGCGTAGCTTCACAGCTTGCGCAGCAGAAAGAATTCAATTTGAGGAAACCCTCTTCTTACCACTACGACTTGCTTCTTCTTGGGTTCCTG ACATTAATGTGTGGTTTACTCGGAATCCCTCCATCAAATGGTGTCATTCCTCAATCTCCAATGCATACCAAGAGCTTAGCCACTCTTAAATATCAG TTGCTCCGTAACAGACTGGTTGCAACAGCACGAAGAAGCATCAAAACGAATGCGAGTTTGGGACAACTCTATAACAATATGCAAGAAGCTTATCACCACATGCAGACACCATTAGTCTACCAGCAGCCTCAA GGTCTAAAAGAACTGAAAGAATCAACAATTCAAGCAACTACATTAACCGGAAACCTCAGTGCTCCGGTTGATGAAACTCTATTCGATATAGAGAAAGAAATTGATGATTTGTTACCAGTGGAAGTCAAAGAACAGAGGGTAAGCAACTTCCTTCAGTCCACAATGGTAGGAGGATGCGTTGCTGCTATGCCTATCCTTAAAATGATTCCAACATCAGTCCTTTGGGGTTATTTTGCCTTCATGGCCATCGAAAGCTTACCTGGAAACCAGTTCTGGGAGAGAATCTTGCTTCTATTCACAGCCCCAAGTCGTCGCTTCAA GGTTCTTGAAGATTACCACGCAACATTCGTTGAAACCGTTCCTTTCAAGACAATTGCAACGTTCACTATTTTCCAGACGATTTATCTCTTAGTCTGCTTTGGCCTCACATGGATTCCAATAGCAGGAGTTATGTTCCCTTTAATGATCATGTTCTTGATTCCCGTACGACAGTATATCCTCCCTAGATTCTTCAAAGGAGCTCATCTTCAAGACTTAGACGCAGCAGAGTATGAAGAAGCTCCAGCGTTACCCTTCAATCTCGCAGCG GAAACGGAGATTGGATCGACAACTTCGTATCCAGGAGACTCAGAGATTCTTGATGAGGTTATTACACGGAGCAGAGGAGAGTTTAGACACACGAGTAGTCCTAAGGTCACAAGTTCGAATTCCACTCCAGTCAATAATAGGAGTTTGTCTCAAGTGTTTAGTCCACGAGTGGGTGAACTCAGGTTGGATCAAATGAGTCCTCGAGTCGTTGGAAATAGTCCTAAACCACCGAGTACTGGGAGGAGTCCTTTGAACCATTGCTCTCATTGA